One part of the Vicia villosa cultivar HV-30 ecotype Madison, WI linkage group LG6, Vvil1.0, whole genome shotgun sequence genome encodes these proteins:
- the LOC131611199 gene encoding NAC domain-containing protein 79-like: MGSNVIVSEPKMDNKKFELPPGFRFHPTDVELIYQYLVKKVYDNSFSAIAIAEVDMNKCEPWDLPELAKMGEIEWYYFCVRDKKYSTGQRTNRATNAGYWKATGRDKEIYDKNVLIGMKKTLVFYKGRAPSGLKTSWVMHEYRLEGNTLSKDILSKRGTAEWVISRIYKKGNSEKKTYHPRLGRVNSFKEGSPSTYESPLMNSYPSINGECSNVINSLTIPNQAQDNNNVGNNEASIMNIPKQVDAHPFVEETQNLSLSQELSMMMAQLENENYGSSSKQSLQHDFSLDADISSILYGNDMFPMWYDNQELIPNSPEPMVTDHLWNY, from the exons ATGGGATCCAATGTTATTGTTTCTGAACCAAAAATGGATAACAAAAAGTTTGAATTACCGCCCGGTTTTCGATTCCATCCGACCGACGTAGAGCTCATATACCAATACCTTGTCAAGAAAGTTTATGACAATAGCTTCTCTGCTATAGCTATTGCTGAAGTTGATATGAATAAGTGTGAACCATGGGATTTGCCAG agtTGGCAAAAATGGGAGAAATTGAATGGTATTATTTTTGTGTGAGGGACAAAAAATATTCAACTGGTCAAAGAACAAATAGGGCTACTAATGCTGGTTATTGGAAGGCCACAGGAAGAGACAAAGAAATTTACGACAAAAATGTATTGATTGGGATGAAGAAAACATTGGTTTTCTATAAAGGAAGAGCTCCAAGTGGTTTAAAAACTAGTTGGGTCATGCATGAATACAGGTTGGAGGGTAACACACTCTCTAAGGATATTTTATCAAAGAGAGGAACG GCTGAATGGGTAATAAGTAGAATCTATAAGAAGGGTAACTCTGAAAAGAAAACATATCATCCAAGACTTGGAAGGGTTAACTCCTTTAAAGAAGGATCACCAAGTACTTATGAATCTCCATTGATGAATTCTTATCCATCCATTAATGGTGAATGCTCTAATGTGATCAATTCATTAACCATTCCAAATCAAGCACAAGACAACAACAATGTTGGCAACAATGAAGCTAGTATCATGAACATTCCAAAACAAGTTGATGCTCACCCTTTTGTTGAAGAAACCCAAAACCTTTCCTTGTCTCAAGAACTATCTATGATGATGGCTCAATTAGAGAATGAGAATTATGGATCAAGTTCAAAGCAAAGTCTTCAACATGATTTTTCTCTTGATGCTGATATCTCATCTATTTTATATGGAAATGACATGTTTCCAATGTGGTATGACAATCAAGAATTGATTCCCAATTCTCCTGAACCTATGGTCACTGATCACTTGTGGAATTACTAA